In the Flagellimonas sp. MMG031 genome, one interval contains:
- a CDS encoding SIMPL domain-containing protein, with protein MKKTIFFIATVLFSGAIFAQSKNFLNTPYLETQAQVDTMVTPDKIYLNIFIQEKDTKGRVSVEEQENQMAQRFKAMGIDLEKQLVIKDASSNFKKYFLRQKEVLKSKQYSLLVYSGKQLGDVMMTLEQLEIANTSIEKTEYSKMDELELELKTRAVKKAIQKAEALTKPLGQKVGAAIHIVDNSQYYPRYNQAPMMEMKAVSADMGSAQPLDLDFEKIRVETNVNVKFALSN; from the coding sequence ATGAAAAAAACAATCTTTTTTATAGCTACGGTGCTGTTCAGCGGTGCAATTTTTGCCCAATCGAAAAACTTTTTAAATACGCCTTATCTGGAGACCCAAGCACAGGTGGACACCATGGTCACTCCGGACAAGATTTACCTCAACATTTTTATCCAAGAAAAGGATACCAAAGGCCGGGTTTCCGTGGAAGAGCAGGAAAATCAAATGGCACAGCGCTTCAAGGCTATGGGAATTGACCTAGAGAAACAATTGGTGATCAAAGATGCTAGCAGCAACTTTAAAAAATATTTTTTACGGCAAAAAGAGGTGCTCAAAAGCAAGCAATATTCCCTATTGGTCTATTCGGGCAAGCAATTGGGCGATGTGATGATGACCTTGGAACAACTGGAAATTGCCAACACTAGCATCGAAAAAACAGAATATTCTAAAATGGACGAACTCGAATTGGAGCTCAAAACAAGGGCCGTAAAAAAAGCCATTCAAAAGGCCGAAGCACTTACGAAGCCCTTAGGTCAAAAAGTGGGAGCGGCCATTCATATTGTGGACAATTCGCAATATTATCCAAGGTACAACCAAGCACCCATGATGGAAATGAAGGCCGTGTCTGCAGATATGGGCAGCGCACAACCATTGGACCTTGATTTTGAAAAAATTCGGGTAGAAACCAATGTCAACGTCAAATTTGCCCTGTCCAATTAG
- a CDS encoding glycerate kinase, with the protein MKFILAPDKYKGSLTGREFCETVARGIVKVFPNAELIHRPLADGGDGTIDVVGDYLNASKVTVTVKDPLFRNTDSHYLLSEDKQTAFIEMSEASGYKLLQKQEMNCMETTSYGTGELILDALEKGARNIVLGIGGSATNDGGMGMAKALGYVFLDVNGNELEPVGKNLGKVKEIQKSQVNSKLWDAKIQVACDVNNPFYGENGAAKVYGAQKGASEEEIVLLDKGLQGFAKVLQSTFGVDVQQIAGAGAAGGLGGGAVVFLNAELASGVDLVMELAHFDAFLQGADWVITGEGQLDGQTLSGKTINGVVRSAKKYDIPVAAFCGSVDISIEAMQDMGLDYAVSILNQIGNLEDAKAKTIENLELASYNFANLWCLGKGQPK; encoded by the coding sequence ATGAAATTTATTTTGGCACCCGATAAATATAAAGGCTCACTTACAGGACGCGAATTTTGTGAAACCGTTGCCCGTGGCATTGTAAAAGTTTTTCCAAATGCAGAATTGATACATCGGCCTTTGGCCGATGGTGGGGACGGTACCATTGATGTGGTTGGGGATTATTTGAACGCATCAAAAGTTACTGTAACCGTAAAGGACCCGCTTTTTCGAAACACTGACTCGCATTACTTGCTGTCGGAGGATAAACAGACGGCTTTTATTGAAATGTCGGAAGCATCAGGTTATAAGCTGCTTCAAAAGCAGGAAATGAACTGTATGGAAACCACCTCTTATGGCACGGGTGAACTCATTTTGGATGCTTTGGAAAAGGGAGCACGGAACATTGTGCTGGGGATAGGCGGCAGTGCTACCAACGATGGCGGTATGGGTATGGCCAAGGCACTTGGATATGTATTCTTGGATGTCAACGGAAATGAACTGGAACCCGTTGGGAAAAATTTAGGAAAGGTCAAGGAGATCCAAAAAAGTCAGGTGAATTCCAAGTTGTGGGACGCCAAGATTCAAGTGGCTTGCGATGTGAACAATCCTTTTTATGGAGAAAACGGTGCTGCCAAGGTGTACGGAGCGCAAAAAGGAGCATCTGAGGAAGAAATTGTGTTATTGGACAAGGGACTACAAGGCTTTGCCAAAGTGCTACAGTCCACTTTTGGGGTTGATGTGCAACAAATCGCGGGCGCTGGAGCCGCCGGCGGACTTGGCGGAGGAGCTGTGGTTTTTTTGAATGCAGAGCTGGCCTCTGGGGTTGATTTGGTCATGGAACTCGCCCATTTTGATGCCTTTTTGCAAGGTGCGGATTGGGTGATTACGGGCGAGGGACAGTTGGATGGACAAACGCTTTCCGGAAAAACCATCAACGGTGTGGTTCGCTCAGCCAAAAAATATGATATCCCAGTTGCAGCATTTTGTGGGTCGGTGGATATTTCAATTGAAGCGATGCAGGATATGGGGTTGGATTATGCAGTTTCCATTCTCAATCAAATAGGAAATTTGGAAGATGCCAAAGCCAAAACCATTGAAAACTTGGAACTGGCCAGTTATAATTTTGCCAACTTATGGTGTCTTGGAAAAGGTCAGCCCAAATAA
- a CDS encoding GNAT family protein has translation MDPWLRPIQLEGESVKLVPLQKSQKVDLVFAASDGKLWELWYTTVPSPKTMDSYLDTALAQQAEGNALPFAIINKKTNSIVGSTRYLNVDAKNKRLEIGATWYAKKVQRTGINTECKYLLLKYAFENLNCIAVEFRTHFHNHPSRNAILRLGAKQDGILRNHRVDEHGNMRDTVVYSILNTEWKTVKTSLEFKMGKSYLG, from the coding sequence ATGGACCCTTGGCTACGTCCCATACAATTGGAAGGCGAATCGGTAAAGCTCGTTCCGCTTCAGAAATCACAAAAAGTGGATCTGGTCTTCGCTGCATCCGACGGCAAGCTTTGGGAACTTTGGTACACCACAGTCCCATCTCCCAAGACCATGGACTCCTATCTGGACACGGCCTTGGCACAACAAGCCGAGGGCAACGCACTGCCCTTTGCCATCATCAACAAAAAAACCAATTCCATTGTGGGGAGCACCCGTTATTTGAATGTGGATGCAAAAAACAAACGATTGGAAATCGGCGCTACGTGGTATGCCAAGAAAGTGCAGCGTACAGGCATCAACACCGAGTGCAAATACCTGTTGCTCAAATATGCTTTTGAAAATTTAAACTGCATTGCCGTGGAGTTCCGTACCCATTTTCACAATCACCCATCCCGAAACGCCATTTTGCGTTTAGGAGCCAAACAAGATGGCATTTTACGCAACCATCGGGTGGATGAACACGGCAATATGCGGGATACGGTGGTCTATTCCATTTTGAACACCGAATGGAAAACGGTCAAAACTTCGTTGGAATTCAAAATGGGCAAAAGTTATTTGGGCTGA
- a CDS encoding DNA starvation/stationary phase protection protein — protein METIKAQNKTFKKLGFTYLETAEIVVSLNTLLANYQVFYNKLRNFHWNIEGPDFFELHEEFENEYNTVKENIDIVAERIRVFGVKTNFTMKKTMELSKIEEKDKNFSALEMVREVLNDYEILHDNMLDAVNASLETGDVVTENMMIEFMTELEKRHWMFTSYLK, from the coding sequence ATGGAAACTATTAAAGCACAGAATAAGACATTTAAAAAATTAGGATTCACCTATTTGGAGACCGCAGAAATTGTAGTCAGCCTCAATACGCTGCTGGCCAATTACCAGGTATTTTATAATAAGCTTAGAAATTTTCACTGGAACATCGAAGGACCAGATTTCTTTGAACTCCACGAAGAATTCGAAAATGAATACAATACCGTAAAGGAAAATATTGACATCGTAGCGGAAAGAATCCGAGTGTTTGGCGTAAAAACCAACTTTACCATGAAAAAAACCATGGAGCTCTCCAAAATTGAGGAAAAAGATAAAAACTTCTCCGCTTTGGAAATGGTACGGGAAGTACTCAACGATTACGAAATTCTCCACGACAACATGTTGGATGCCGTAAATGCATCACTGGAGACCGGAGATGTTGTTACTGAAAACATGATGATAGAATTTATGACCGAGCTGGAGAAGAGACACTGGATGTTCACTTCCTACCTAAAGTAA
- the ssb gene encoding single-stranded DNA-binding protein, with the protein MNSLRNKVQLIGNLGNDPEIITLENGTKLAKFSIATNETYKNAKGEKVTDTQWHNIVAWGKLAEIAEEFLSKGKEIMVEGKLVNRSYETNEGEKRYITEIKCNELLMLGK; encoded by the coding sequence ATGAATTCACTTAGAAACAAAGTTCAGTTGATCGGTAATTTGGGAAACGACCCTGAAATCATCACTCTTGAAAATGGCACCAAATTGGCCAAGTTTTCCATCGCCACCAATGAAACCTATAAAAACGCCAAAGGGGAAAAAGTAACCGATACCCAATGGCACAACATCGTCGCGTGGGGCAAATTGGCCGAGATTGCCGAAGAATTCCTCTCCAAGGGTAAGGAAATTATGGTAGAGGGTAAGCTCGTGAATCGCTCCTACGAAACCAACGAGGGTGAAAAAAGATATATCACCGAGATCAAATGCAATGAATTATTAATGTTGGGCAAGTAA
- a CDS encoding M20/M25/M40 family metallo-hydrolase: protein MIKKTSFLFALLLSCGMSLLAQDKETVIEAIITEANENSQLEALGHELMDGIGPRLVGTPQMKNAHDWAVAKYASWGIPARNEQWGEWKGWERGITHIDMVYPRVQSLRGTQLAWSPSTPKKGVTAELVVLPTVSNSSEFNNWLPNVKGKLVMISMPQPTGRPDYNWEEFATEKSFEKMKKEREEQTEAWNKNMDNIGLDRRSLPVALEEAGAVGIVASYWSRGFGVNKIFGAYTKEIPTVDLELEDYGMLYRLVESGQKPQLHVVAESKELGKVPTFNTIAEIKGSEKPDEYVILSAHFDSWDGATGATDNGTGTLVMMEAMRILKKVYPNPKRTILVGHWGSEEQGLNGSRAFVEDNPEIVDGVQAVFNQDNGTGRVVRISGGGFLNSYDYLGKWLHEVPSEITDEIETTFPGTPARGGSDYASFQAAGAPAFSLSSLSWAYWNYTWHTNRDTYDKIVFDDVRNNAILTAILAYMASEHPEKTSREKAVLPVSSRTGEQLEWPTPRSPERDGGQN from the coding sequence ATGATCAAAAAAACCTCTTTTTTATTTGCCCTTCTCCTTAGCTGCGGTATGTCGCTGCTGGCACAGGACAAGGAAACCGTAATTGAAGCCATTATTACGGAAGCCAACGAAAATTCCCAACTCGAAGCATTGGGTCACGAACTTATGGATGGCATTGGCCCCCGATTGGTAGGAACACCCCAAATGAAAAATGCGCACGACTGGGCCGTTGCCAAATATGCGAGTTGGGGCATTCCAGCCCGTAACGAGCAATGGGGCGAATGGAAGGGATGGGAGCGCGGTATTACCCACATCGATATGGTTTATCCAAGGGTTCAAAGTCTACGGGGAACACAATTGGCTTGGAGCCCTAGCACGCCCAAAAAAGGTGTTACGGCGGAGCTCGTTGTTTTACCGACCGTATCAAATTCGTCAGAGTTTAACAATTGGTTACCGAACGTGAAGGGTAAACTGGTAATGATTTCGATGCCGCAACCTACTGGCAGACCTGATTACAATTGGGAGGAGTTTGCCACCGAAAAGTCCTTCGAAAAAATGAAAAAGGAACGCGAAGAGCAGACCGAAGCCTGGAACAAGAACATGGACAACATAGGTTTGGACAGACGTTCGCTTCCCGTTGCTTTAGAGGAAGCAGGGGCGGTCGGGATAGTTGCTTCCTATTGGTCCAGAGGTTTTGGAGTGAACAAAATCTTTGGTGCCTACACCAAAGAGATTCCAACCGTAGATTTGGAACTGGAGGATTATGGCATGCTGTACCGTTTGGTGGAGTCTGGTCAAAAACCTCAACTGCATGTGGTTGCAGAATCCAAGGAACTGGGCAAGGTGCCCACTTTCAACACGATTGCCGAAATAAAGGGGTCCGAAAAACCCGATGAATATGTCATCCTTTCTGCCCATTTTGATTCGTGGGACGGTGCCACTGGCGCAACGGATAATGGAACAGGAACCTTGGTCATGATGGAAGCCATGCGAATTTTGAAAAAGGTATACCCAAATCCAAAGCGCACTATTCTTGTGGGCCATTGGGGAAGCGAGGAACAGGGTCTAAACGGGTCTAGGGCCTTTGTGGAGGACAACCCGGAAATTGTTGATGGCGTACAGGCCGTATTCAATCAAGATAATGGAACCGGACGGGTAGTCCGTATTTCCGGTGGCGGTTTTTTGAATTCGTACGATTATCTCGGCAAGTGGCTGCACGAAGTGCCTTCGGAAATCACCGATGAGATTGAAACCACCTTTCCCGGAACCCCAGCGCGCGGGGGATCGGACTACGCATCCTTTCAAGCTGCTGGAGCACCTGCCTTTAGTCTAAGTTCTTTGAGCTGGGCCTACTGGAACTACACCTGGCATACCAATAGGGATACTTACGACAAGATTGTTTTTGATGATGTTCGGAACAACGCCATACTTACAGCCATTCTGGCGTATATGGCCAGTGAGCATCCTGAAAAAACATCGAGGGAGAAAGCAGTTTTACCTGTAAGCAGCAGAACTGGAGAGCAATTGGAGTGGCCCACACCGCGTTCACCCGAGCGTGATGGCGGTCAGAATTAA